A region from the Xenopus laevis strain J_2021 chromosome 4S, Xenopus_laevis_v10.1, whole genome shotgun sequence genome encodes:
- the LOC108715360 gene encoding uncharacterized protein LOC108715360 gives MRGTGGGPPRPPELELKEYEEEISKMLGPDTISGMEGSFDTDATGADKTQDSNQQQTQTCVEEEDSPKTLQIDDDDLTFSQEPIETQLSDPHETLEAIQTDVAEPQEWEESIHSDTDPFPEAVKQLTATLSSNTAVNRKKQNQLKRAVLLIHKDFMSLNEHLKESADRSLRLKRQHVDLILHQNQLIMAQNNLLRQQQLQGERQQLHSTHTDVAAREGQAGTSNITPGGSATS, from the exons ATGAGGGGTACTGGAGGAGGACCACCTAGACCACCTGAACTTGAATTAaaagaatatgaagaggagataTCAAAAATGCTCGGGCCAGACACCATAAGTGGAATGGAAGGCAGTTTTGACACTGATGCAACAG GAGCAGATAAAACCCAGGACTCCAACCAGCAGCAGACTCAAACTTGTGTGGAGGAGGAAGATTCCCCGAAAACACTACAAA ttgatGATGATGACCTGACCTTCAGTCAGGAACCCATTGAAACCCAACTGTCCGACCCCCATGAAACCCTGGAAGCCATTCAAACCGATGTAGCTGAGCCACAGGAGTGGGAGGAAAGCATCCACTCTGACACAGATCCATTTCCTGAAGCAGTTAAACAGCTGACTGCAACTCTCTCCTCGAATACTGCTgtcaacagaaaaaaacagaatcaaCTGAAAAGAGCAGTCCTTCTCATACATAAGGACTTTATGTCCctaaatgaacatttaaaagaGTCGGCTGATAGATCACTGCGCTTGAAAAGGCAACATGTTGATCTGATACTGCATCAGAATCAACTTATTATGGCTCAAAACAACCTCCTCAGACAGCAGCAACTTCAGGGAGAAAGGCAGCAGTTACACTCAACCCATACAGATGTGGCAGCAAGAGAAGGGCAAGCTGGCACTTCAAACATCACACCTGGTGGCTCAGCTACTTCATAA
- the LOC108714956 gene encoding putative nuclease HARBI1, which yields MNAFQEDILDAAVGIFILRSRYRRQHRRNVRLPPIEPIIRPRIFRERLAMLDKLSDGKIVSMFRLKREAILELYAHISEDTEPLMGRSHAVPGMCKLLAVLYLVANGSFQHVIYQVIGISQSSMSRIIPQVFDAILKLTRNYIYFPSNNEAWQALKLGFYQLGGMPNVLGAIDCTHVMIVPPRANEEQFRNRKNTHSISVQVVCDYKMQILSVCSGFPGSCHDSFILQQSALREKFVSGNMPDGWLVGDAGYGCQPWMLTPLLNPENQPEMQYNLAHRKTRGVIERTFGVLKSRFRCLDKSGGWLLYDPNSSVATIHELELKKYINVV from the exons ATGAATGCATTTCAGGAGGATATTCTGGATGCTGCTGTAGGAATTTTCATTTTGAGAAGTAGGTATCGTCGGCAGCATAGGAGAAATGTGAGATTGCCACCTATTGAGCCCATCATAAGGCCAAGAATCTTTCGTGAAAGACTGGCAATGCTTGACAAATTGTCAGATGGTAAAATCGTGTCAATGTTTCGCTTAAAACGTGAGGCAATTCTGGAGCTATATGCTCATATAAGTGAAGACACTGAACCTTTGATGGGTAGAAGTCATGCAGTGCCAGGTATGTGTAAACTGCTCGCAGTCTTATATTTGGTTGCTAATGGCAGCTTCCAACATGTCATATACCAAGTGATAGGAATCAGCCAGTCAAGCATGTCTAGAATCATTCCACAAGTGTTTGATGCTATCCTTAAGTTAACAcgcaattatatatattttccatctaATAATGAAGCGTGGCAAGCACTTAAGCTAGGATTTTATCAGCTTGGGGGAATGCCCAATGTGCTGGGGGCCATAGACTGCACACATGTCATGATTGTACCACCCAGGGCAAATGAGGAGCAGTTTCGGAATCGCAAAAACACACATTCCATAAGCGTGCAAGTGGTCTGCGACTATAAAATGCAAATCCTGAGCGTCTGTTCAGGCTTTCCAGGTAGCTGCCATGATTCATTCATCTTGCAACAGTCTGCCCTAAGGGAAAAATTTGTTTCTGGAAACATGCCCGATGGatggcttgtgg GGGACGCAGGATATGGATGTCAGCCATGGATGCTGACGCCACTGTTAAATCCAGAAAACCAGCCAGAGATGCAGTACAACCTTGCACACAGAAAAACCCGTGGTGTTATTGAACGGACATTTGGCGTCCTGAAGTCCAGATTCAGGTGCCTGGACAAGTCGGGAGGGTGGTTACTGTATGACCCTAATAGTAGTGTAGCTACTATTCATGAACTTGAGTTGAAAAAGTATATAAATGTAGTTTGa